The nucleotide window CGGGAATGGTAAATATATTGTTAACTCTATGAAAAGGCAGCAAGAAAAAAACTTTTTCCTTGCTAATAGATGCGTTTTGCCATTGACAGGGGTACTTCTAATGGGTGACCCTGTATGGTTTTTTACAGGGAGGAAAGAATGCCAATAAGAAAAGAACTGCTGGACGAACTATTAGCAAATTATGAGAAGCCGGAGGATTTATTAGGGGATTCGGGCATATTGAAACAGTTAAGCAAAGCGCTTATCGAAAGGTCTTTGGAAGGAGAGATGACTCATCATCTGGGCTATCCAAAGCACTCACCTGAAGGGAAAAACAGCGGGAATTCCCGAAATGGAAGAAATCCAAAGAATATTAAGACAGGCCATGGTGAGTTGTCCATCGAAGTGCCCCGTGACCGCAATGGAGAATTTGAGCCGGTCATTGTCAAGAAGGGGCAGAGCCGTTTCGATGGATTTGACGACAAAATCATCTCAATGTATGCCCGCGGGATGACAGTACGAGAGATTCAGGGGCATCTGGTAGAGATTTATGGGGTAGAAGTTTCTCCAGATTTGATTTCCGATGTGACGGATGGAGTACTGGAGGAAGTCAGGGAATGGCAGAATCGTCCCCTGGAAGAAGTTTACCCCATCATGTATCTGGACGCCATTCGCGTAAAAATCCGTGACCAGGGGCATATTGTGAACAAAGCCGTCTACCTGGCCATCGGTGTCGACATGGATGGACAGAAAGATCTGCTGGGTATGTGGATTGAACGTGAGGAAGGGGCCAAATTCTGGCTCAAAGTTGTTACCGAGTTAAAAAACAGGGGTCTGAAAGATATCTTTATTGCATGCGTGGATGGACTCAAGGGATTTCCCGAAGCCATAGAGACGGTTTATCCGAAAACACAGGTTCAGCTTTGTATCGTGCATATGGTGAGAAATTCACTTCGCTATGTTTCCTGGAAGGACCGCAAAGGCGTTGCCAGTGACTTGAAGGCCATCTACCGTGCTGCCACAGAGGTAGAAGGCGAGGCGGCCCTTGACGCCTTCGAGAAAAAATGGGATGAGAAATACCCTTTGATCAGCAAATCCTGGCGAAACAACTGGGTTCGTGTCATTCCCTTCTTTGCCTATCCCGAAGAGATCCGAAAGGCCATTTATACAACTAATGCCATTGAATCCCTGAATATGACGCTGCGAAAGGTCACCAAAAACCGGGCCTCTTTCCCAAATGATAATGCGGCAATGAAATTGCTTTATCTTGCGATACGAAATATTATGAAAAAGTGGTCCATGCCGATCAGGAATTGGGGAGCAGCGATCAATCAGTTCGCCATCATTTTTGGAGAAAGGGTACCATTAAAGTAGATTGACCAAATTCTCATTTACACAGAAAACTTGACATGCCCA belongs to Deltaproteobacteria bacterium and includes:
- a CDS encoding IS256 family transposase, which codes for MPIRKELLDELLANYEKPEDLLGDSGILKQLSKALIERSLEGEMTHHLGYPKHSPEGKNSGNSRNGRNPKNIKTGHGELSIEVPRDRNGEFEPVIVKKGQSRFDGFDDKIISMYARGMTVREIQGHLVEIYGVEVSPDLISDVTDGVLEEVREWQNRPLEEVYPIMYLDAIRVKIRDQGHIVNKAVYLAIGVDMDGQKDLLGMWIEREEGAKFWLKVVTELKNRGLKDIFIACVDGLKGFPEAIETVYPKTQVQLCIVHMVRNSLRYVSWKDRKGVASDLKAIYRAATEVEGEAALDAFEKKWDEKYPLISKSWRNNWVRVIPFFAYPEEIRKAIYTTNAIESLNMTLRKVTKNRASFPNDNAAMKLLYLAIRNIMKKWSMPIRNWGAAINQFAIIFGERVPLK